A genomic window from Martelella lutilitoris includes:
- a CDS encoding MliC family protein, whose amino-acid sequence MSVMFAGLMAGAAQAQSALSIKVPGGPDAIDTEAVYDCGGFTLKARYVTSGEVSLARLEWPDHLTIAAQVISASGARYAAGPYVWWTKGDGATLYNVMNGENDPGIACETAS is encoded by the coding sequence ATGTCCGTCATGTTTGCCGGGCTTATGGCCGGTGCGGCGCAGGCGCAGAGCGCGCTGTCGATCAAGGTGCCGGGCGGTCCGGACGCGATCGACACCGAGGCCGTGTACGATTGCGGCGGCTTCACGCTGAAGGCGCGTTACGTGACGAGCGGCGAGGTTTCGCTGGCGCGGCTCGAGTGGCCGGATCACCTGACCATCGCCGCCCAGGTGATTTCCGCTTCCGGCGCGCGCTATGCGGCCGGTCCCTATGTCTGGTGGACGAAGGGTGACGGGGCGACGCTCTATAACGTGATGAACGGCGAGAACGATCCGGGCATTGCCTGCGAAACCGCATCCTGA
- a CDS encoding ABC transporter permease: MKSSSRFFKALFAPASGRSIPVGVFVIIVLCLIAMAIFAPWLAPVDPNKQNLLGRLKPPGTEIRGTTFLLGSDELGRDLLSRVIYGTRISLSVAVLSVLLSGITGTLLGMAAGYSRGTVETVIMRLVDIFLSIPAILLAIITVAVLGPGFINVVLVLGLTRWPRYARVAYGQTLSVANMPYVRLSRAMGASWIRVLGLHVLPNIVAALSVVATLEFGLMVLFEAGLSFLGLGVQPPTASWGAMLSVGRNYVSNAWWIATFPGICLFLLVLSINLIGDALSDYLNPKSR; the protein is encoded by the coding sequence TTGAAATCGTCTTCCCGCTTCTTCAAGGCCCTCTTCGCGCCGGCCTCAGGCCGATCGATCCCGGTCGGCGTTTTCGTCATCATCGTGCTCTGTCTTATCGCAATGGCGATCTTCGCGCCATGGCTTGCCCCGGTCGACCCCAACAAGCAGAACCTGCTCGGACGGCTGAAACCGCCGGGCACGGAGATCCGCGGCACCACTTTCCTGCTCGGTTCGGACGAACTCGGCCGCGACCTCCTGAGCCGCGTCATTTACGGCACGCGGATTTCACTGTCCGTCGCCGTGCTCTCGGTCCTCCTCTCGGGCATCACCGGCACGCTGCTCGGCATGGCCGCCGGCTATTCCCGCGGCACGGTCGAGACCGTGATCATGCGTCTGGTCGACATCTTCCTGTCGATCCCGGCCATTCTTCTCGCCATCATCACTGTCGCCGTTCTCGGTCCCGGTTTCATCAATGTCGTTCTGGTTCTGGGTCTCACCCGCTGGCCGCGCTATGCGCGCGTTGCCTATGGCCAGACGCTCTCGGTTGCCAACATGCCCTATGTCCGGCTTTCGCGCGCTATGGGGGCGAGCTGGATCCGGGTGCTCGGCCTTCATGTCCTGCCCAATATCGTTGCCGCCCTTTCCGTGGTCGCCACGCTGGAATTCGGGCTGATGGTGCTGTTCGAGGCCGGCCTCTCCTTCCTCGGCCTCGGCGTGCAGCCGCCGACGGCAAGCTGGGGCGCGATGCTCTCGGTCGGGCGCAATTATGTCTCCAATGCCTGGTGGATCGCGACCTTCCCCGGCATCTGTCTCTTCCTCCTGGTGCTGTCGATCAACCTGATCGGCGACGCGCTCAGCGACTATCTCAATCCGAAATCACGGTAG
- a CDS encoding ABC transporter ATP-binding protein produces MAESRKAPTLEVSGLEISVGPYSVVDGVDLDIGKGEIVALVGESGSGKSLTALSLLGLLGGRVAQTGGAIRLNGAALDTADDIAMRKLRGTAVSMIFQEPVASLNPLMSVGAQVAESLVVHGRAGERDAYRQAVAMLADVGIPEPEKRAKQFPSSLSGGMCQRVMIASALIARPDLLVADEPTTALDVTVQAQILQLMRRLRDETGTSILIITHDMGVVASVADRVCVMYGGRIVEQADVETLFAGPRHPYTKLLLTTIPKITDEPKRELFSISGTVPDISAFPQGCRFRTRCPLAADICARTPPLAFPSEGETGRKVACWRHEETGTLI; encoded by the coding sequence ATGGCTGAAAGCCGGAAAGCGCCCACATTGGAAGTCTCAGGCCTTGAAATCTCCGTCGGCCCCTATTCCGTGGTCGACGGTGTGGATCTCGACATCGGCAAGGGCGAGATCGTTGCGCTTGTCGGCGAATCCGGGTCCGGCAAGAGCCTGACGGCGCTTTCGCTGCTGGGCCTGCTTGGCGGGCGCGTCGCCCAGACCGGCGGTGCAATCCGCCTCAACGGCGCCGCTCTCGATACAGCTGATGATATCGCGATGCGAAAGCTGCGGGGAACGGCGGTTTCGATGATCTTCCAGGAGCCTGTCGCCTCCCTCAACCCCCTCATGAGCGTCGGCGCGCAGGTGGCCGAAAGCCTCGTCGTTCATGGCCGCGCCGGCGAGCGCGACGCCTATCGGCAGGCCGTCGCCATGCTCGCCGATGTCGGCATTCCGGAACCGGAAAAGCGCGCGAAGCAATTCCCCTCCTCCCTTTCGGGCGGCATGTGCCAGCGCGTGATGATCGCCTCGGCGCTCATTGCCCGCCCGGACCTTCTGGTTGCCGACGAGCCGACGACCGCGCTCGATGTCACGGTGCAGGCGCAGATCCTGCAGCTGATGCGGCGGTTGCGCGATGAAACCGGAACTTCGATCCTGATCATAACGCACGACATGGGCGTGGTCGCTTCCGTCGCCGACCGGGTCTGCGTCATGTATGGCGGCCGGATCGTCGAGCAGGCCGATGTCGAGACGCTGTTTGCCGGGCCCCGCCATCCTTATACGAAACTCCTGCTGACCACGATCCCGAAGATCACCGACGAACCGAAGCGCGAGCTCTTTTCCATCAGCGGCACCGTACCGGATATCAGCGCCTTTCCGCAGGGCTGTCGCTTTCGCACCCGCTGTCCACTGGCGGCCGATATCTGCGCCCGGACCCCGCCGCTCGCCTTCCCCTCCGAGGGCGAAACCGGACGCAAGGTTGCCTGCTGGCGTCACGAAGAAACCGGAACACTGATATGA
- the folE gene encoding GTP cyclohydrolase I FolE, protein MNDIPRHIDDQRRETIMKAVSEILAALGEDPTREGLRDTPSRVAKMYMDVFSGLHEDASEHLKTVFTEDGHNEIVIVREIAFHTMCEHHLLPFFGRAHIAYLPDGGRLTGLSKLARVVETLARRPQLQERLTDQIADAIETVLRPKGVMVLAEARHMCMEMRGIKAHGANTVTLVSRGVFKTDPAQRAETLALLRGPV, encoded by the coding sequence GTGAACGACATTCCGAGACATATCGACGATCAGCGGCGCGAGACGATCATGAAGGCCGTGAGCGAGATTCTGGCGGCGCTCGGCGAGGATCCTACGCGCGAGGGCCTCAGGGACACGCCCTCGCGGGTGGCGAAAATGTACATGGACGTCTTTTCCGGCCTTCATGAGGATGCTTCGGAACATCTGAAGACGGTCTTCACCGAAGACGGACACAACGAGATCGTCATCGTCAGGGAGATCGCCTTTCACACCATGTGCGAGCATCACCTCCTGCCGTTCTTCGGAAGGGCGCATATCGCCTATCTGCCGGATGGCGGACGACTGACCGGCCTTTCCAAGCTCGCCCGCGTGGTCGAAACGCTTGCCCGCCGGCCGCAGCTTCAGGAGCGGTTGACCGACCAGATTGCCGACGCGATCGAAACCGTCCTCAGGCCGAAGGGCGTCATGGTGCTGGCAGAAGCGCGCCACATGTGCATGGAGATGCGCGGCATCAAGGCTCATGGCGCCAATACCGTCACGCTGGTTTCGCGCGGCGTGTTCAAGACCGATCCCGCACAGCGCGCCGAGACCCTTGCCCTTCTGCGCGGCCCCGTCTGA
- a CDS encoding gamma-glutamyltransferase family protein: protein MMQTWNIKKSAVASDKGIVAAQHFEAAEAGARVLAAGGNAMDAAVTAAFVLSIVEPWLSGIGGGGFLLWSDADGGPVEALDFNVRSSRNMAPEQYPLIGGNDGDWFDWPAVKDDRNIIGYSSICVPGSVAGLAEALEKHGTLCLAEALQPAIEIAERGMLVDWFTSLCLAIDQRGLSMFPETARLFLDEDGHALKAKNGAETYLPMPAKAKLLKRLAKAGARDFYEGEIAAGLVRDLNAGGSVIDAADLADYRPEWIAARALDYRGHEVNVASGLGGGPSLLDTLKRLETTLPVSAIPGAPAAKAYARAIRATYADRLTHMGHAGEGQDCTSHLCVVDAAGNMVSLTNTLLSRFGSKVVLPESGMLMNNGMMWFDPRPGVPNRIAPDVKPLANMAPVIVRKAGRPWMAIGAAGGRQIFPALTQILSYVIDGGMDLSAAFHTPRIDASAPTIAVDRAADADVAAAIAEDFSVNLVTNTLHPVNFSIPSAVMAREDGHIGMVHPVNPWAKAVAEDDLDG, encoded by the coding sequence ATGATGCAAACCTGGAATATCAAGAAATCGGCGGTTGCGAGCGACAAGGGCATTGTCGCCGCCCAGCATTTCGAGGCGGCGGAAGCCGGCGCAAGGGTGCTGGCTGCCGGCGGCAACGCCATGGATGCGGCGGTCACGGCCGCCTTCGTTCTCTCGATTGTCGAGCCCTGGCTGAGCGGCATCGGCGGCGGCGGATTTCTGCTCTGGAGCGATGCCGATGGCGGCCCCGTCGAAGCGCTCGATTTCAACGTGCGCTCCAGCCGAAACATGGCCCCGGAACAGTATCCTCTGATCGGCGGCAATGACGGCGACTGGTTCGACTGGCCCGCGGTAAAGGACGATCGCAACATTATCGGCTATTCCTCGATCTGCGTGCCGGGCTCGGTCGCAGGCCTTGCCGAAGCGCTTGAAAAACACGGAACGCTCTGCCTTGCCGAAGCCCTGCAGCCGGCCATCGAGATTGCCGAGCGCGGCATGCTGGTCGACTGGTTTACCTCGCTCTGCCTGGCCATCGATCAACGCGGCCTTTCGATGTTTCCAGAGACCGCCCGCCTCTTCCTCGATGAGGACGGCCATGCGCTGAAGGCGAAGAACGGCGCGGAGACCTATCTGCCGATGCCCGCCAAGGCGAAGCTTCTGAAGCGACTGGCCAAGGCCGGCGCGCGCGACTTCTACGAGGGCGAGATCGCCGCCGGCCTGGTGCGCGACCTCAATGCTGGCGGCTCTGTGATCGATGCCGCAGACCTTGCCGATTACCGGCCTGAATGGATCGCGGCTAGGGCGCTTGACTACCGGGGCCACGAGGTCAACGTCGCCTCCGGCCTTGGCGGCGGGCCGAGCCTTCTTGATACGCTGAAACGGCTCGAAACCACGCTGCCGGTTTCCGCCATTCCCGGCGCCCCTGCGGCAAAGGCCTATGCCCGCGCCATCCGCGCCACCTATGCCGACCGGCTGACGCATATGGGCCATGCCGGGGAAGGTCAGGACTGCACCAGCCATCTCTGCGTGGTCGACGCCGCCGGCAACATGGTCTCGCTTACCAACACGCTGCTGTCGCGCTTCGGCTCCAAGGTGGTTCTGCCGGAAAGCGGCATGCTGATGAACAACGGCATGATGTGGTTCGATCCGCGTCCCGGCGTTCCCAACCGCATCGCGCCGGATGTGAAACCGCTTGCCAACATGGCGCCGGTGATCGTTCGCAAGGCGGGTCGGCCGTGGATGGCGATCGGCGCGGCCGGCGGGCGCCAGATCTTCCCGGCGCTGACGCAAATTCTCTCCTATGTGATTGATGGCGGCATGGATCTCTCCGCGGCCTTCCACACGCCGCGCATCGACGCCAGCGCGCCGACCATTGCCGTCGACCGTGCGGCCGATGCCGATGTCGCGGCCGCCATTGCCGAAGATTTTTCCGTCAACCTTGTGACCAACACCCTGCACCCGGTCAATTTCTCCATCCCGTCCGCGGTGATGGCGAGGGAAGACGGGCATATCGGCATGGTCCATCCGGTCAACCCGTGGGCAAAGGCCGTGGCGGAGGATGATCTGGATGGCTGA
- a CDS encoding VOC family protein, producing MAKMIHSMIRVLDETRSIDFYHLLFGLEVVDRFPFDGFTLIYLANAETGFELELTVNAGQSEAYDLGDGYGHLAVSVADIEAEHRRLTELGIPVGRLVAMEREGAPFARFFFVTDPDGYKIEVLERGGRFQ from the coding sequence ATGGCCAAGATGATCCATTCGATGATCCGCGTGCTGGATGAGACCCGGTCGATCGATTTCTACCACCTGCTGTTCGGCCTTGAGGTGGTGGACCGTTTCCCGTTTGACGGCTTCACGCTCATCTATCTCGCCAATGCCGAGACCGGTTTCGAACTGGAACTGACGGTCAATGCAGGCCAGAGCGAGGCCTATGATCTCGGCGATGGCTATGGCCATCTCGCCGTCAGCGTGGCAGACATCGAGGCCGAACATCGGCGTCTGACCGAACTCGGCATTCCCGTCGGCAGGCTGGTCGCCATGGAGCGCGAGGGCGCGCCCTTTGCCCGCTTCTTCTTCGTGACGGACCCCGACGGCTACAAGATCGAGGTGCTCGAACGCGGCGGCCGCTTTCAGTAG
- a CDS encoding SDR family NAD(P)-dependent oxidoreductase: METAKQFAGKGVVVTGALGVFGRGIAKAFAEAGAKVCVTDRDQAALDALARELGTEGSFGCAAELTSKEELETLIAAVGEKWGHADVLINNAGVYPSGFLLDIDADEWDRIFDVNLRAPFILTRGFARQMIDKGAKGSIINISSGAARKMRRTVVPYCTSKTALDRMTKGFALELAEFGIRVNALEPGFAAGSTASPLTDAHVRNTVSNIPLGRASTIEDIAPGLFYLASDASSYVTGSTLTIDGGNSAGTMTVTQDKKSPL, translated from the coding sequence ATGGAAACAGCGAAACAGTTTGCAGGAAAAGGCGTCGTCGTCACCGGCGCGCTCGGCGTTTTCGGCCGCGGCATCGCCAAAGCCTTTGCCGAGGCCGGCGCGAAGGTCTGCGTCACCGATCGCGACCAGGCCGCCCTCGATGCGCTTGCTCGCGAACTTGGCACGGAAGGCTCGTTCGGCTGCGCTGCCGAACTGACCTCGAAAGAGGAACTCGAAACCCTGATTGCCGCCGTCGGCGAAAAATGGGGCCATGCCGATGTGCTGATCAACAATGCCGGCGTCTATCCGAGCGGTTTCCTGCTCGATATCGACGCCGATGAATGGGACCGCATCTTCGACGTCAACCTGCGCGCTCCCTTCATCCTGACGCGCGGCTTCGCCCGGCAGATGATCGACAAGGGTGCCAAGGGCTCTATCATCAACATTTCCTCGGGCGCTGCCCGCAAGATGCGCCGCACGGTCGTGCCCTACTGCACCTCAAAGACCGCGCTGGACCGAATGACCAAGGGTTTTGCGCTGGAACTCGCCGAATTCGGCATCCGCGTCAACGCGCTGGAGCCCGGCTTTGCCGCCGGCAGCACCGCCAGCCCGCTCACCGACGCGCATGTGAGGAACACCGTCTCCAACATACCCCTGGGACGCGCCAGCACGATCGAGGATATCGCGCCGGGGCTCTTCTATCTGGCCTCGGATGCCTCGTCCTATGTCACCGGTTCGACGCTGACGATCGACGGCGGCAATTCCGCCGGCACGATGACAGTCACGCAGGACAAGAAGTCGCCGCTATGA
- a CDS encoding polysaccharide deacetylase family protein, producing MSPLDLPEPYPWPDGRQSAFCFSIDVDAHAPWMWSNRKDVPELLSHLEQRRYGPRIGISRIADLLARHGVKASFFVPAAVAEENPWMLPALTEAGHEIGLHGYFHEIVNETRDEEFTRVLEASIALFESQTGRKPAGFRSPAWEMTPHMLAEVKRHGFYDSSLMGFDTPYSVDGVTEVPVNWATDDAIFFKFLDGRDARAPLGTNQMLEAWKEELAASRRFSTLFMLTVHDWISGRGSRITMLDRLLEDVLSDRNIWVATAGEIAAHYRDHGAGRDAVSPDIPASLFDHPAWKGA from the coding sequence ATGAGCCCGCTCGACCTTCCTGAACCCTATCCCTGGCCGGACGGCAGGCAGTCGGCCTTTTGCTTTTCCATCGACGTCGATGCCCATGCGCCGTGGATGTGGAGCAACCGCAAAGATGTGCCGGAACTGCTTTCGCATCTGGAGCAGCGCCGCTACGGGCCGCGTATCGGCATCAGCCGCATTGCCGATCTTCTCGCCCGTCATGGAGTGAAGGCAAGCTTCTTCGTGCCGGCCGCTGTCGCCGAGGAAAATCCATGGATGTTGCCGGCGCTCACGGAAGCCGGTCATGAAATCGGCCTGCACGGCTATTTCCACGAGATCGTCAACGAAACGCGCGATGAGGAATTCACCCGCGTTCTCGAGGCGTCCATCGCGCTGTTTGAAAGCCAGACGGGCAGGAAACCGGCCGGCTTCCGCTCGCCGGCCTGGGAAATGACGCCGCATATGCTGGCTGAGGTCAAGCGCCACGGCTTTTACGACAGCTCGCTGATGGGCTTCGACACACCCTATTCGGTTGACGGCGTCACGGAAGTGCCGGTCAACTGGGCAACGGACGATGCCATCTTCTTCAAGTTTCTCGACGGACGCGACGCGCGCGCGCCGCTCGGCACCAACCAGATGCTCGAAGCATGGAAAGAGGAGCTCGCCGCCAGCCGCCGATTCTCGACGCTGTTCATGCTGACCGTGCATGACTGGATCTCGGGTCGGGGTTCACGCATCACCATGCTCGACCGGCTTCTGGAAGACGTGCTTTCGGACAGGAACATCTGGGTCGCGACGGCAGGGGAGATCGCGGCCCACTACCGTGACCATGGCGCGGGCCGCGATGCCGTTTCGCCGGACATCCCGGCCTCGCTTTTTGACCACCCGGCCTGGAAAGGCGCATGA
- a CDS encoding AAA family ATPase has translation MERFFAISGCSGGGKSSLIEALAALGFSVVPEPGRRIVAEEQAGEGKALPWVDMAAFARRAVAMAAADHRAMHDTAGPVFFDRGLVDAVAGLGHATGTVAIPDIVRQLRYNETVFMVPPWPEIYVNDAERRHGLEEGIAEYERLLNFYPKLGYRPVLLPKADIETRTRFILQQIGAY, from the coding sequence GTGGAACGGTTCTTCGCCATTTCCGGCTGCTCGGGCGGCGGCAAGTCGAGCCTGATCGAGGCGCTTGCCGCCCTGGGCTTTTCCGTGGTTCCCGAGCCCGGCCGCCGGATTGTGGCGGAGGAACAGGCCGGCGAGGGCAAGGCGCTGCCGTGGGTGGACATGGCAGCCTTTGCCCGAAGAGCGGTCGCAATGGCCGCCGCCGACCACCGGGCAATGCACGATACAGCCGGGCCCGTTTTCTTCGATCGCGGCCTGGTTGATGCCGTGGCGGGCCTCGGCCATGCAACCGGAACAGTCGCAATCCCCGATATCGTCAGGCAGCTTCGCTACAACGAGACCGTTTTCATGGTCCCGCCGTGGCCGGAAATCTACGTCAACGACGCCGAACGTCGCCACGGGCTGGAGGAGGGAATCGCCGAATATGAGCGATTGCTGAATTTCTACCCGAAACTCGGTTACCGCCCGGTTCTCCTGCCCAAGGCCGATATCGAGACCCGCACGCGCTTCATTCTGCAACAGATCGGCGCCTACTGA
- a CDS encoding ABC transporter ATP-binding protein encodes MSAKTETGHTPLLRIEELKVHFPSGRKTLFAKEPQQVVKAVDGVSFHVCEGETLAIVGESGCGKSTTGNAILGLEPATEGRIFFRGRDLTEMNAMERAAMWRNLQVVFQDPVSALDPKRTIAQSIAEPLAIHNVPARERKARVDELLEQVGLNPGQRDRYPNELSGGQRQRVVIARALALKPDVIICDEAVSALDVSIQSQILNLLMRLQRELGLAYIFISHDLSVVRHIADRVVVMYLGTIVEEGPAATLFADPRHPYTQALLAAIPLPDPVAERNKVVQLLEGDLPSPLDPPKGCPFITRCPIAESRCADDRPPARHTDAGARRLACFLS; translated from the coding sequence ATGAGCGCGAAGACCGAGACCGGCCACACCCCTCTGCTCCGGATCGAGGAACTGAAGGTTCACTTCCCTTCCGGCCGGAAGACGCTGTTTGCGAAGGAGCCGCAACAGGTGGTGAAGGCCGTCGACGGCGTGTCTTTTCATGTCTGTGAAGGCGAGACGCTGGCAATCGTCGGGGAATCCGGATGCGGCAAGTCGACCACCGGCAACGCCATTCTGGGGCTGGAGCCGGCAACCGAAGGTCGCATCTTCTTCCGCGGTCGCGACCTGACGGAGATGAATGCGATGGAGCGGGCCGCCATGTGGCGCAATCTCCAGGTCGTCTTTCAGGATCCGGTGTCGGCCCTTGATCCCAAGCGCACCATCGCTCAGTCGATTGCCGAACCGCTTGCCATCCACAATGTCCCCGCCCGCGAGCGCAAGGCGCGCGTGGATGAGCTTCTGGAGCAGGTCGGCCTCAATCCCGGCCAGCGTGACCGCTACCCGAACGAGCTTTCCGGCGGCCAGCGCCAGCGCGTGGTCATTGCAAGGGCGCTGGCGCTGAAGCCCGACGTGATCATTTGCGACGAGGCGGTCTCCGCCCTCGACGTCTCGATCCAGTCGCAGATCCTGAACCTCCTGATGCGGCTCCAGCGCGAGTTGGGCCTTGCCTATATCTTCATCTCCCACGACCTCTCGGTCGTCCGCCATATCGCTGACCGGGTGGTGGTGATGTATCTCGGCACGATCGTCGAGGAAGGACCGGCGGCAACGCTTTTTGCCGACCCGCGTCACCCTTACACGCAGGCGCTCCTGGCCGCCATTCCGTTGCCCGACCCCGTGGCCGAACGCAACAAGGTCGTTCAGCTTCTGGAAGGCGATCTGCCGAGCCCGCTCGATCCGCCGAAAGGCTGTCCCTTCATCACGCGCTGCCCCATTGCAGAAAGCCGCTGCGCGGACGACCGCCCGCCCGCCCGCCACACCGACGCGGGCGCCAGGCGGCTTGCCTGCTTCCTGAGCTAG
- a CDS encoding DMT family transporter, whose amino-acid sequence MASLTRTSGIGFAVAAVATLSGVDALAKSLGAEMSSFQVTFLRYTVSALFLGLFVAVFVRRRPKPGFMKDHALKGFLAAATASLFFYGIAGMPLVMALALAMTAPIYMALLGALVFGERPGRATYLALLLAVSGSGLIVAARGSGLAGPPVSLAAIAAGLAAPLAYAFTAIAMKRSSANDHPITLSMMQTAFAALFSAPMALLLWQAPDPALSWQIALIGLCGALGFIFLVAGLNRMPASLYAVVDYSSLVWAGFYGFVFFDEIPTWPTLAGGALIVAACVLSAGSQRSALPERS is encoded by the coding sequence ATGGCGTCACTGACCCGCACTTCGGGCATCGGCTTTGCGGTTGCGGCGGTCGCGACGCTGTCGGGCGTCGACGCGCTGGCGAAAAGCCTCGGGGCGGAGATGTCGAGCTTTCAGGTCACGTTCCTGCGCTACACGGTCTCGGCGCTGTTTCTTGGCCTGTTCGTTGCCGTCTTCGTGCGCCGGAGGCCGAAACCCGGCTTCATGAAGGACCATGCGCTGAAAGGGTTTCTCGCTGCCGCCACCGCCAGCCTGTTCTTCTACGGCATTGCCGGCATGCCGCTGGTCATGGCGCTCGCGCTGGCCATGACCGCGCCGATCTACATGGCCCTGCTCGGCGCGCTGGTCTTCGGCGAGCGGCCCGGGCGGGCGACCTATCTGGCGCTTCTGCTCGCGGTGTCGGGATCGGGGCTCATCGTTGCGGCGAGGGGCTCGGGGCTTGCCGGACCGCCAGTCTCGCTTGCCGCCATCGCAGCCGGGCTTGCCGCGCCGCTCGCCTATGCATTCACCGCGATCGCGATGAAGCGCTCGTCGGCCAATGACCATCCGATCACGCTCAGCATGATGCAGACAGCCTTTGCCGCGCTTTTCTCGGCGCCGATGGCGCTCTTGCTGTGGCAGGCGCCCGATCCGGCGCTTTCCTGGCAGATCGCCCTGATCGGGCTTTGCGGCGCGCTCGGCTTCATCTTTCTGGTCGCCGGGCTGAACCGCATGCCGGCCTCGCTTTATGCGGTGGTCGATTACTCCTCGCTTGTCTGGGCGGGGTTCTACGGTTTTGTCTTCTTCGACGAAATCCCCACATGGCCCACCCTCGCCGGCGGCGCGCTGATCGTGGCCGCCTGCGTGCTGTCTGCCGGGAGCCAGAGGAGCGCCCTGCCGGAAAGGTCTTGA
- a CDS encoding ABC transporter permease, whose product MGYFLLRRLWQSLITLFGVMTLIFFIQRLTGDPTYLLVPETATQQDIETLRHALGLDRPLVVQYLDFLWQMVRFDLGTSYVQNVPVSTIILSRLPYTLQLAGGALLVAVALGLPLGLLLAIGNRSRLTSPLMGVVLAAQSLPTFWSGILMIMFFGVFLGWLPPSGTGSWLNLIMPSIALGLLSMATFARIMRSSVIDEMSKDYIRSARARGVGTKRLVVRHLLRNSAIPVISITAIEISQLLAGAVIVETVFAWPGLGLLTVQSVVARDFVIVQGVVMLGAVVTIAMNFLADLLYSLVDPRIRLDGATR is encoded by the coding sequence ATGGGCTATTTCCTTCTGCGTCGCCTCTGGCAATCCCTCATCACGCTTTTCGGCGTGATGACGCTGATCTTCTTCATTCAGCGGCTGACGGGCGATCCGACCTATCTTCTGGTGCCGGAAACGGCGACGCAGCAGGATATCGAGACGCTTCGCCACGCGCTGGGCCTCGACCGTCCGCTTGTCGTGCAATATCTCGACTTCCTTTGGCAGATGGTCCGGTTCGATCTCGGCACCTCCTATGTCCAGAATGTGCCGGTCTCGACCATCATCCTGTCGCGTCTGCCCTATACGCTGCAGCTTGCCGGCGGCGCCCTTCTGGTCGCCGTCGCCCTCGGTCTGCCGCTCGGCCTGTTGCTGGCCATCGGCAACCGTTCGCGGCTGACAAGCCCGCTGATGGGCGTGGTGCTGGCTGCCCAGAGCCTGCCGACCTTCTGGAGCGGCATATTGATGATCATGTTCTTCGGCGTGTTCCTCGGCTGGCTGCCGCCGTCCGGCACCGGGTCCTGGCTCAATCTGATCATGCCGTCCATAGCACTCGGTTTGTTGTCGATGGCGACCTTCGCCCGGATCATGCGCAGCTCGGTGATCGACGAAATGTCGAAGGATTATATCCGCTCGGCCCGCGCGCGCGGCGTCGGCACCAAACGGCTTGTGGTCCGCCACCTTCTGAGAAATTCCGCAATTCCGGTGATCTCGATCACCGCAATCGAGATTTCGCAGCTGCTTGCCGGCGCGGTGATTGTCGAGACGGTGTTCGCCTGGCCGGGGCTTGGGCTTTTGACCGTGCAGTCGGTCGTCGCCCGCGACTTCGTCATCGTCCAGGGGGTCGTCATGCTCGGCGCGGTGGTGACGATCGCCATGAATTTCCTCGCCGACCTGCTCTACAGCCTCGTCGACCCGAGGATCAGGCTTGACGGAGCGACCCGTTGA